A stretch of the Gossypium hirsutum isolate 1008001.06 chromosome D07, Gossypium_hirsutum_v2.1, whole genome shotgun sequence genome encodes the following:
- the LOC121219573 gene encoding uncharacterized protein encodes MNFRKGNLVEVLRGEDDPCGSWFTANIVSADVENCVVRYKLLMDHEGKQVVEKLQRKDVRPLPPSVNWKSWVVGDVAEVFDNRCWRVGKITKVLKNNHRFVIKFFGSIQLMEFHGSSLRIRQAWDGKKWMVRGKVAQCEGLTNNFTPKFPNRAGGLLFRTSCHLTKIPHFREKDREGMPKGRADNATLRMSLRAANKGYDHHSEECDPIFRRTLRRRKLPPFSRGCNDKTLKRTHPLFNQVDDISFPHVVGLDGEVIKQSAKRIKNTTPHCLYDSSRPVLSSKDSDQCSVASCSSNGVADYAGQISHIPSGSTADNSDAESSFPYSCGKRDLQLSPADKVVDIHELELRAYKSTVEALYASGPLTWEQEFLLTNLRLSLNISDEEHLLQLRHLLSAQVMR; translated from the exons ATGAATTTCAGAAAAGGGAACTTGGTGGAGGTATTAAGAGGAGAAGATGATCCATGCGGCTCCTGGTTTACTGCTAATATTGTTTCGGCGGACGTCGAAAACTGTGTTGTTAGATACAAACTGCTGATGGACCATGAAGGAAAACAAGTGGTGGAGAAGCTTCAAAGGAAGGATGTTAGACCCTTACCTCCAAGTGTAAATTGGAAGAGTTGGGTAGTCGGCGATGTAGCTGAGGTGTTTGATAACCGGTGTTGGAGGGTTGGAAAGATCACAAAGGTGTTAAAGAACAACCACCGATTTGTCATTAAGTTCTTTGGGTCAATCCAACTTATGGAATTTCATGGGTCGAGTTTAAGGATTAGACAGGCTTGGGATGGCAAGAAGTGGATGGTGAGGGGGAAG GTTGCTCAGTGTGAAGGCTTGACCAACAATTTCACACCAAAATTTCCAAATCGTGCTGGTGGCTTGCTTTTCAGGACTTCATGTCATTTAACCAAAATCCCACACTTTAGGGAGAAGGATAGAGAGGGAATGCCTAAGGGCAGAGCTGATAATGCCACCTTGCGTATGTCCTTGAGAGCTGCAAATAAAGGCTATGACCATCACTCTGAAGAATGCGACCCCATCTTCAGACGAACCCTTAGGAGAAGGAAATTACCGCCTTTCTCTAGAGGTTGCAACGACAAAACTCTTAAGAGAACACATCCTTTGTTCAACCAGGTAGACGATATTTCTTTCCCGCATGTAGTAGGGCTTGATGGAGAAGTCATTAAGCAATCAGCTAAAAGGATCAAAAACACAACTCCTCACTGTTTATATGATTCTTCTAGACCTGTTTTGTCTTCTAAAGATAGTGACCAATGCTCAGTTGCTAGTTGTAGTTCTAACGGTGTAGCTGACTACGCTGGCCAAATTTCTCATATACCATCAGGAAGCACAGCTGATAATTCTGATGCCGAGTCATCATTCCCCTATTCATGTGGCAAGAGGGACTTACAGTTGTCCCCTGCTGATAAGGTTGTTGACATCCATGAACTTGAGCTTCGTGCTTACAAGTCAACAGTGGAGGCATTGTATGCTTCGGGTCCTTTAACTTGGGAGCAGGAGTTCCTGTTAACAAATCTCCGCCTTTCCCTTAACATTTCCGACGAGGAACACCTGCTCCAGCTGAGGCACCTTTTGTCTGCTCAAGTTATGCGATAG